AGAGGATGAGCGCCAGGATAAGCGATTCAATGACCCGTTTTTCATGGTTGTTCCAAATTGATAATTGTGAGAGACGAGGTTGGCTCATGGATGCGACTGGTATTATTTGACAGATTCTTGCATATTTATAGCTTGCAATAATGTTGCTTCGGCATCTTCGCGGGCAAGACTGCGTGTCCACAAGCGCCGCTCATTGCGTTTGATAATAAATATATCGGTGTCGGTCACGGCGCGTACCATACCTTCAATGTAAATTTGCGAGCTGACCGGCTGCCGTAATGTCTCATTTAATCGTTTTAGCAGCGCCTGCCACTCATCTTCATCTGCTCCCTCAATGGCTGGCAAGGTTTCGTTGTATTCTTGGGTGGAAAAAATGACAGCCAGCATAGGCGCACGGCTGGGACGAATGATTCGCCACCTGAATTCTCCACCAAGAGATTCTAACTCCCGGTTCCATGTTCGCAGAAAAGCGTAAAGATACCCTTCTAGCCCACGTTCCATTTCCCGGTTGCCATGCAAATGAGCCAGCGTACCTTGTTGTACATTAGGATATGGTTCAACTGGCTTGACTGCCTCACTGCTGCCGCCACGATAGAAAAACTCCAACCCTGTTTCGCACATATCCAGAATTAGATCACGTTCAGATTCATTGAGTTCATAAAGGTCAAAGATCGTTTCATCCAGCCGGTTTTCTAAAAAATTTCGCCTGTTTCTGATTTCTTCTGCCGATAATCCATCTGGATTAATGGTGCTCTGAGGTGTTGGATCCCAATCTCTTAGCTCGTCAACAATTGACACGATTTTTTCTCTTAAGTCCAAATTGTTCGGTAGTCGGATTGGGGTGTTCATTAGCTCATATAAGTATATTTTATGACGCCATGTTCCCCATGAGCCAGCGGTCATAAAGAAATAGTACCTTATTAAGGAAGACCACAATATTGCGGTTAAGACCTTTCTTTGCCAATCTAGTGCATTATCAACATTAATCCCATATATGGAACTTTGATAGCAATACGCTTCATTTTCAAGCCGCGTATCAATTAATCCATCTGCACCAGATGCTTGAGTAATACCTTGCTTAACTAATAACCTCCAACCCGCGTATACGTCTTGGCTGCCGTGAGCTCTAACTTCGTCAGGTGTAAAATCCAATAAGTGTTGCATGACGGAGCCATACCTTTTAAATTTGGGGACGGGCAGTTCTCTGTATTTTTTTAACCAGTTGCTAGGATAACTTTTAGCTGTGTCACGAGCTTGCTCATACCCTCTTCTAGGTTCTGGCCATTTCTGAACACTTGCTAAGTCTTGAAGTGAACTATTTAAAGTTAGAGTATTTACTAATTTTGCGTCGTTATGATTTCCCCACCAATAAGTTTTCCAAAGCCAGTCGTTTTCCTCCAAATCACATTGTCGTATGCGATGCAAATCTGGCAAACTCAAGACAACTGTTTGCATATTGTCTACAAATTCTGTTTTCTTGGCTGACCAGTACTGGACAAAATGATCAAAATCAGCTTCTCCCGGCTTGTATTGAACAAAAGAGAAGGGTGATATGGCGCCACTAAAAAATGCGTCACGCACATGGAAGAAATTCACCACTTGATGAATCGTGTTTTCGGACAACCAACGCTGACGAAACTGCAAACTTTTTTCATGGCGTTTTAGCAACACACCATAGGATACAAGTAGGCCGCACTCCCCATCACCTTTCAACAAAATTGACGTGCGGGCAATAAAGGCTTGAGACAGTTCATTATCGCCAATTGACCAATCGAATACGCGACACCATCGCTGCGCCTGTTCCTGGGCAGCATGAAGCTCTCGTGTGCCTTCATTCTGTTTCAAGTAACCCCACGGTGGGTTGCCAACAATAACGTCAAAAGAGTGTGGCGAAAAAGGCAGCGTATCGGGAGAATTCAACAATTCGACAAACTCAGCGCGGCCGGCAAAGCGGTCGTTTTGATCTAAATAACCCCTGATGAATTCTTTTTCTGAGTTCAATAGGCCAAAGGTGTTGGCCTGATACAGAACATGATAATGTGTTGAATCTGCGGGATACTTGGGATCAAAAATCAAATAGGGTAACGGTTTTTCCCCATTGGTCTGTTCAATCTGCGCTAAAATATCTTTTGGTTCCTGATAATGGAGTAGAGCCAGATATAAACTAAAGGCGGCGACGTGAATGGCTTCCTCGTTGATTTCAATACCAGTTATTTGTTCGCGGAGGATTTGGCGCAGTTCGGCAGCACTTAATGGTTTCCGGGACAAGCTTTCTCGGTAGCGAACGATACGCCGGAAAGCCTGAACCAGAAAAATAGCCGAGCCACAGGCAAAATCCAATATGCGAGGCTTTGTTGCCAATCGTTCAGGGGTCAGGATTTGCGATAGAACATATTCGACCAGAACACTGGGCGTATAATGGGTTCCTTTATCTTTGATGCTTGATTTATGATAGAACTCTTCGTAGATGCTGCTAATCAATTCGATAGGAATAATCTCGAAATCATACGCCCAAAGAAACAATTTGGGTTGTCGGAAATCAGCGTTACCTAACAGGAATCCTCGCAGTAAATCTAGATGCCCTTGTGTAATCTCGCTTTCTTCGTTAACGTCCCGCGGAAACATGTCGCCATTAAAATGTTCAGCCAGTTGATTAAAAAGAGCATAAGTGAAATCTTTATTCCGCAGCACACGGGTATAACGCCGATCTTCATTATTGGAAAAGATAACCCCTGATTCCGGGGTTTCTAAAATTCGCAACCATTCAGCTTTCCACTTTGGGTGGCTTCTGTTTTCTGCCACCTGCCTGAAATAGTCAGGAGTTAATATCCCGCGATCTTCAAGATAGCGAACAAAAATAGAGCGGCCAATAACAGCATGGATATGCCTTTGCTTAACCTTTTTATCAAGCGCAAGGAGATTGAGACGAACAGCCTTTAAATCCAAAATAAGACGTCTATCGGCGCGGCGTCCTGCTTTTTCAGCGCTTTTGTCCCGGAAAACTTGGCCGGATTCTATAAGTTCGCGGCGATATTGAAAGAGTACATGGCTTACGCCGGCTATTTGGCGGACAACAGCTAACGGCTGAATGTTTTCCCACTCGGAAACAGTTTGCGCCGGATAATTATTGAGGCTGTATACCTTTAACTCGCCGGGCACGGCAATAAACAGATAGTGGGGACGCGCCATGCACCAAACACGGCGAAAGATATTTAGCAATGTCGCGTCATCGTTTTCTTGAGAGGTACAGAAAACGATGACTGGATCGTTGTTGACGAAAAAGATTTTTTCTGCGCCAACAGTTTGAGCAAGGGATAACCAATCACCTTTTTCTACCCAGGTTATATCCTCTGATGATTCGGATTTGGGCAAATTGGCAGCGTTCAACAGCGTCCCATCGGTGTAGTTGAGACCTTCGTAAACAGCGTCTAGAAACGCGTGTGGTGATTCCAGTGAATCAGGCAAAGCCGATTTAATCATTGAGGATTTCTCTGCAAAAACAACAAGACCTGCTGATACTCTTGTAGAACAATATTTCTATATTCTACCACAAAATTTCCGAAATGTAGACATAAACTAAGAATTCAGCAGACTATTCTTGGATGACAAGATGTCAGTGTTGGGTCATTTGCGAGCCGATCTGCAACGAAGTTTAGGTGATCCAATGATTTTGTCAACAGTTTGTTGGTGGGGGAAACGGCCGTTCCCCCTCCCAATTTGCGCGTACAGGTGATGGGGCAAAACCGTCTTAGAGGCGTCCCTGGTTCTGCAACCATTTCAGCCCCTCGCGGGCGCTGAGCGGAGCCAGTGGGGTGGCGGCAATGAATGCAACCACCGCCTCGGCGTTCGTTTTAGAATATTCACGCAGCGCCCAGCCAATTGCTTTCTGGATAAAAAACTCATCCGAGTCCAGGTTTTCCCGAATCAGGCTGAACAACAAGTCGGCGTCGGTTTGGGTTTTGTAGGAGAGTTGGAAGAGTAGGGTGGTGCGCCGCAGCCAGAAATTGTCGCTGACGCGCCAGGCGGCAACGGCCGTTTCCCGCACCTGTGGATAACGTTGAAAATGAATCGCCACGCTGCCCCCCGCCACGCTGTCTACCGTGTCCCACCATGATTTTGTCACAATGAGATATTCCAGCACCGACACAAATTCGGGTGGCTGCTTCTGGATCAGCCGGTCTAAAAAAGCGAAAGCGCTGTATTGGTATTCGCGCTCTGGCAGCGCCCACAATTCGCGCAAGATCGCCTCAAGTTCGGTGGGCTGCGGCAGGCCATAGGTGGCGACGAATTCCTTCAGCAGCGCCCGGCGCGCCGGGGTTTTGATGCCTAAATAGGGGAATTGGTCACGCATGTATTTAGACATGGGCACAGCTTCGGCCGGGTTGGCGTGCTGTGCCAGCAGTGTTTGCAGGGCTTCAATATAGGTAGACATAGGCGTTATTGTGGCAGAAAACGGCCGTTCTGACGACAAAAAACAACCTCAATCAGCCACCCGTCAGTAGTCCTATAACGGCCGTTTCCCATCCCAATTTATGCGTGGTTGTGTTGGTGGAGCAGAACGGCCGTTCCCCACAACGCAAACGCCGCAAGGCCGTTGTCTTCCCGTCTGCCAAGCGCCCGGCAGCACACGGCCGTTGCCGGTAAGGTAGAGATGGTATGCAGCCTGTGGAAATCCCTCTATCTCTGCTCTCAGGAGTAAACGATCATGATGCGAACCATTATTCTTGCTCTTTCTGCGGCGACCTTCATTGCTTTGGTTGCTTTGGGCTGGCTGGTTTACCGTGCGTCTCCCGGTCCTGACAACCAGGACATCCTGGGCGTCACTCTGGGCAAATCGGACAACGAGACCGGTCTGGCCTTTATCTCTGGCCGCCGTATCGAATGCGTCCCGGAAGCCGATGCGCCCTACACCTCTACCTGTACAATGACGATAGCCGGTCAACTGCTGACCATTCAGGCGTTTCGCAATGGACCGGAACAGCCCAATCAGGTTGGCGGTGGCTGCCAGGCTGTTTATGCCGGGCAAACCTGGCCCTGTGCCATCAGCTCGCGTCACGTTGACGTGCATTGGTTCGCCCATATCAGCGATCCCTTGGGGCTGGACGCGGCGCAACTGACCACCCTGCGCCAGCAATATTTCATGGAGAATCTGCCGGAAGAACCGTTTTTGACCGGCATGTTGGTCGCGCCGGTGCTGGCGGCGCTGGCAGTCTTGGCGGGGTGGTGGGCCTGGAAACGGCCGTCTACCTGGCGCGGGTGGGGAACGGCCGTTGGCCTGAGTATGGTCTCACTGATTGGCGTGTTCGTCCTGGCGATCAAGCTCACCAGAGGCTTTTGGGATTAGGGCGAAAGAAAGGCGCTGCTGTACAGAGTGCATTTTCTGCTTGGTTGCTGCGCGCAGCAGCGGCGACGGTCCTGACATTGGCCGGGGGATCAGGGTCGGCAGTTGGCTGCCGGATGTCAGGCTGGCGCGGGTCAATTTTGGCAATGACATGATCGCTCGGCCCAATTGCCATAGAGGATATGGTAGCGCAGCCTCAAGATGCCCGCTGCGGGTCGGTGTGACACGGCTTCTGCGAATTGACAGGTGGGCAACGGCCGTTTACCATCCTGTCGGCTGGTCTGTGGGGATGCGGCTCTGTTGGGCAAGCAAATAGAGGACCACAATCTGCCCAAATGGCACTAACCAGAAAAGCTGCCACCAGCCGCTGTATCCGGCATCCTTCAGCCGTCTGGCGCCGGCAGCGATGAATGGCAGCAAAAGGATGACACCGACAATTTGGTACACCTTTTCATGAACAATTGTAGCAACGGCCGTTACCAGCAGCACAAACGCAAAAAACCACCAATACTCAAAGCGCGTTGCCGTATCAGAGAAATTAGCGAACTTGAGAAACCCGGTGTTCACCGCATCCAGCGGCGTTATCGGTTCATCTTTTTCGATGAGAATCAGATCGCTGGTGTCAACCTCAAACGCAGCGGCCAAAGCCCGGGCGGATTCCAGGGAGCCATTGCCACCATTTTCTAAACGTTGAATTGTTCGTAAGCTCAGTCCACAAGCCTCGCTAAGCTGTTCTTGCGACCAATTTTTCGCGGTGCGTAACTTCTTGACCAGGTTTGATTGAATCCTCATGTATGTGTCCTCCCAATTTTGTGGTCGGTAAAACCAGGCGAAGTATAGCCGGGAAAATGACGCCCTGTCTACGACAATTTGACGACACCTCAGCGACAGAGGGCGCTTCTCTGCTTCATATTGGAAATTTGTAAGAGAGAACGGCCGTTTGGCAATGATGAACCATGTGCGGCAGCAGTTGTAACTTTTTGGCTGTTCGGGGATATTATCTGTAACAAGCAATGATGACCTTTCACGATTTGTATGAACAGTACGCCCCGGACGTTTACCGCTTTGCCTTCTGGCTCAGCGGCAGCGCCGCCGACGCCGACGATATTACCGCGGAGACATTTGTGCGCGCCTGGGCCGGCAGCCAGAAGATTCGTACGGAAACTGTCAAGGCGTATCTGTTCACTATCGCCCGCAATCTGTATCTTAAACAGGCCGCCCGCGCCAGACGAGAGGTGGCGCTGGATGAGACGCTGGTTGCCCCGCTGCCTGAACCTGACGGACAGTTGGCGAGACGCGAGGTGTTGACGGCCGTTTTCCGCCAGCTGCATCAGCTATCCGAAGCCGACCGCACCGCCTTCATCCTGCGCATCCAGTATGAACTGCCTTACGCCGAAATCGCCCGCATTCTGGCCATTTCGGAAGCGGCGGCCAAAGTAAAGGTTCACCGCGCCCGGCTCAAGCTAACGGCCGTGCGCCGTGACTATGAGGAAGCCTGACATGACGATTACCCGAGATGTTATCCTGGATCTGCTGCCCCTGTATCTAGCGAACGAAGCCAGCGCCGACACGCGGGCATTGGTAGAGGAATTCTTAAACGGCGATCCGCAGTTGACCAAATTGATCGAGCAGTCGAAGGTAACGCAGTTTGATTTCGAGGTTCCTACACCTCTGACAAAGGAGCATGAAATGAAAACATTTGAAAAGACCCGGTTTTTGCTGTTTCAGCAGAAATTATTCCTGGCCCTGGCAGTGGCAACCACGTTATTCCTCGTTGCCTTTCGCTTCGATGAAACCGGCGTGACATGGTTGTGGGCTGCGACGCCGGGTATGGGTTGGGCGATGCTTGGCGTTGCGTCCCTGTTTTGGATTGCCTTTCTCAACGCAAATTGGATGATGAACCGTGAAGGGTAGGGACGTATACCTGATGAGGGCACAAGGTCACATCTGACAAGGTGACAAACATGTCAGATTATGAACTTTGCGAGTATGGTCAGCCCCTGATGTAGACTCAGCGGGGACGACTGCCAGGGTAAAACGGCCGTTCCCGTATCCTTTAGCGCCGCTCAATCACCAACGGGCTGCCGTTAATGTCTGTCGTCGTGGAGAGGACATAACCGCCATAGGTGCAGTCGCCCTGCACCACTTCGCGCACCTGCCCGCTCACCGTCAGGTGATGCACTGTCTGCGGCAGCAGCGGGAATTCCAACTCCGTCGGGAAGGCAGCCGTGCCGCCGACTGTGCCCGATTCGGCCGTAATTGTGATCAGCGTCCCATTGCCCAGCGTAACGGACACAATCTGCGATTCCGCGTTGGTGGGGGATGTGACTGGCTGCACCGCCAGCAGTTCCGGCGTGGCCTGCGGGCAAGGATACGGTGTGGCTGGCGGCCCTTCGGTGGTCGTTTGCGGAGCAACGGCCGTTTCATAAAACAAAAACCCGGCCATCACAACCAACAGGATTAGAACAATCACAAGAATACGTCGCATGGCGCTCACCTCACCAGATTTGGGTCTACAATATATTGCCACCAGTTATAGGCCACGCCGTTGGCCGCGCCGGTGATATGCGGCAGGCGGCGGAACCACCATTGATGATGGGCGCGAATGTCGCCATTCCCCCAATCGGCGCAGTCCACAATGCGCGTTTCGCCAGACAGGTTGGGAAAGTCCAGCCAATTGTCGCAGCGGGCGGGCACGCGGCTCTTATTGCCCCAATCGTAGTCGCGCACACTGTTGGGGGCAAAGTGCATCAGCCCCACTTCCGCCTGGCCGGGATGCGTCTGGTCATATTGGATAAAGCGCTGCCACAAATTGTTGGCCCCTTTGGTGTTGCGGTAAGTATGTTTCATGATGGACTCGGCGCGGTGGCCGAACGCTTCCAGCATTTCACCCACGCCGCGCTGGTAGTTGAAGCCCATGATGATAAAGCGTTTGTTGGCCCGCGCTGTTTGCGTCAGCGGCGGCGCGTTGCACCAGAATGCGCCCGGTCCACCCATGATGGATTCGTAATACCCGGCGTAAGGGAAGGCAAAAAGCCAGAACTCGTCTATCGCCCCGTTGTTGACTTTGTTGATCATGTCAAATTCGGCCAACAGGGCGTCGTAGTCTACGGCGTCGGGTTGATGGAAGCCGGTGCGCGCTTTCCAGGCGGCCACAAAGTCGTCGGCTTTGTAAGTGAAGCCATCCTGCTTACGCGGGAATTTGTCCACTTCCAGGCGCTCGACAATTTCATAATTGCAATAACCATAGCTGATGTCGCGCAGGTCGGCGATGTAACCGGCGCTGAGGGCGTCGGGGTCGCCCCATTTAAGAACTTCGTTGAGCTGTTTGCCGCCCGCGCCCGGTACGGTGGGGTTGTGGATGATGAGGGAGACACGCTTGCTTACCGGCGTGGGTTTTTGGCCGATGGGCTGCACGGCCGTTGCCGATTTCCTGTCTTGCAGTTTGTTGTTGAGCCAATCTAACCACGTGTTCAGTTGTGATTCCAGTTTACTCATGGCAAAGCCTCGTTGGGTAACAATTTGCCCAAAGATGTCGCATCTCTGGGGAGTTACGCTCTATGTTGACAAACTTTGCCCTTTTTGTAAAGCAGTTGGCCCCCTTTCAGGTGCGACGCACTTTGCCAAAGTGCGTCGCACCTTTGCTCACTGGTATTTCACCACGGAGTTAACCTCAGTGCCCTCCGTGTCTCCGTGGTAAGCAGCTGCGTTATTTCACGATAAGCGGCAGGTGCAGCGTATAGGCTTCCACCGTCAGACCACCGGCCAACTGCCCGCTCTGGCTGTTGGGATTGGTTACAACCACATCGTAGGTTCCAACGGGCACGCTGCCGGGCACAACGGCCGTTAACTCACCAGCCGTCAGCCAGACCACGTTCTCCAGTGGGTAGTTAGCGCTGCCCGCTGCCAGCGTCACCGTCGCCCCGTTCAGGAAGTTGGAGCCGGTAATCGTTACCACCGCCAGACTGTTGATTTTCACCCGGTTTGGGCTGACGCCGGTCACATTTGGCTGTGCGCCGTAAACGGTGAAGCCATTGGTCAGCACGGCCGTTTGTGTATCCGGGTTGGTCAGGCGCACCGTGTAGATGCCTTCCGGCACGCTGCCCGGCACGTCGGCCAGGACTTGCGTGGCCGAAATCACCAGCACATTGTCCAGGGCATAGGTGGCCGCCCCTTGCACCAGGTCTACCGTCAGGCCGGCCATGAAGTTGCTGCCGGTCAGAGTAACGGCCGTTACCTGCCCCACATTGCTTTCTTCCGGCGTCACCGCCGTCAGCGTCGGCGCTTCGGCCGATAACAAACTCAGCGATGCCTGCCAGGTGGTGCGGGCATACCCGGCCGATTGTAAACTGGTGAAGCTGTACAACCCGGCCGGCCGGGAGAAGGTGACGGTGTAGCTGGAACTGTTGGCGATGCGCGTGGGTGGGTAGGGGCTGATGTCGAAGTTGGTAAACCCTTCGTCCATCACCACCGCCAATTGATACGTCCCGGCCAGCGACAGGTCTACCAGAATGTTGGAATGGAGGCCGTTTTCCAGGGAGACGCCCGACCAGGCATAGGCGGGTTGGGGGATGGCCTGAATGGCAATCTGGTAGCTGACGGCGGCGGCATTGCCACCGGCGGCGACCAGGCGCAGGCGGGCATCGGCCGGCAGGGTGACGGCCGTCCACACAGTTTCTGTGCCGTAGATGGCTGGCAGGGTTGTCGTGGTCGTCACGGCGTCCCACAATTGCAACGAGACGGCATCGGCGGCGCTGCCGGTGATGGTGATGACTACGTTCGCCAACATCTCCGCGCCGACGTGAATCGGCAGCCATTCTTGGCTGAAATCATTGCCGTCGCCGCCAAGCTGACCGCCCACTTTGGTATAGGGCAGGGCGTCGTTGTCGGCCGTTGGGCCGCTAATCACCACATTCCAGGCTGCGCCAACGGCCGAATCCTGGTCCACGACCAGGTTATGGACTCCGGCGGGCACAAAGTAGGTCACGGCCGTGTCATCCTCCACCGTTTTCTGGATAAATTCATCGTTAACCAGCAGTTGGTAACGGCCGCTGTTTTGCCCCAGGCCGAAGGTGTACAAGCCGGCGTTGGGGAAATTGACGCGCACCTGGCTGGCCGCGCCATCGGCCGCCGTCACGCCAGACCAACTGGTGTTGGGCTGCGGGATGGCGCGGAAGCTGAGGCTGTAATTGACGGCGGCGCTGTTGCCAATGGCCGCCCGCAGGTACACGCGGGCGTCGGCGCTAAGGTCCAGCGTGCGCCACGTTGTCTCCTGCCCGTAGACGGTGACGCTGTCTATCAGGCTGCCGTTGGCGTTCAGCACATCCACCCGCAAGGCATCGGCAGCCGCGCCGTTGATGGCGATGGACAGGTTGACGGCCGTTGCCTGCCCCAGGTGAATCGGCAGCCATTCGTCGCTGAAATCATTGCCCACGCCGCCCAACGCGCCGCCGCTGCGGGCATAGGGCAGGCTGTCGGCGCTGGCTCCCACACTGCCAATCACCACATCCCAATTAGCGCCCAGACCAGAATCTTGCTCCAGGTACAGGTCGTGCATCCCGGCCGGCACGTAGTAGGTGACGTTGGTGTCGGTTTCGGCCGTTTTGCGGATGTGGTTGGTGTGATTGGTGGTGAGGCGGAATTGGTAACGGCCGTTATCCACCCCGTTGGCAAAACTGTACAGGCCGCTCTGCGGGAAGATGAGCCGAATGTGGCTGTTTTCGCCCACCGCCGCCGCCAGACCATCCCAGGTGTATCCGGCGCTGGGGATGTAATAGAAGACCAGGGAAATGGTGGCGGTGGTTGTGTCGTTGTTGCTCAACTGGATGCTGTTTTGGCCGGTCAGCAGGCCGGTCCCCCAGACCGTTTCGCCATCGAAGGCACGGCCGTCCCAGACGACGCTGCTGCTGCCGTTGGTCAGCGCCAGGTCTACATCCGCGCCGGAAACTGCCAGGGCAAAATTGAAGTCCAGGCTGCCGCTGGGCACGGTATACAGCGGCGTCACCGATTCACCGGGAGCCAAAACGCCGTCAAAGGTGAAAAAGCTCTCTCCGGCGGTGGTCGCGGCGATGCTCGCCGTCCAATCGGCCGCCGGATAGGCCGCGTCTTGCAAGACGACCACCTCGTGCCAGCCGGCTGTCACCATCATGTCGTAGGTTGTATCGGAACTGGCCTGCGGACCACGCAGGTTCAGGGCGTCGTCCAGCACCAGATTGGCAAAACCGCTGGCCGCCTCCAGACTAAAGCGATAGAGGCCGCTGGCGGGGAAGTTGACCATGATGACCGAATGGGCCGTGCCGGCCAGCGAGAAGCCATCCCAGGTGGTCGCGCTGGCCTGGGGCACGGCCGTTACCTGGATGGTATAGGCCAGCGGCCCATTGTTGCTGCCGCTGATCAGGCGCAGTCGGTTGGCTCCGGCGCTCAACTCAAAAGTCATCCATCCTTTTTCCGTGCCCATAAAATCTGGCGAGACAAAAGATGGCGTGGCGCTGCCCGCCTGGTACACCTCCAGGCGCAGGCTGTCGTTGGCTGCGCCGCTCAGGCTCAGGCTCAGGTTGACGGTGGCGGCGGCATCCAAAGCCAGCGGCAGCCATTCCGCGGCGAAATCGTTGCCCGCACCGCCCAGGTGTCCGCCTGCTTTGGCATAGGGCAGGCTGTTGGCCCCAGCGCTCAGCAAGCTGACGCTGACGCTCCAATCTGCGCCAACGGCCGTATCCTGCACCAGGCTTAAGGCGTGGGTCCCGGCAGGCACGTAATATACCACGTCGTCGCTGCCGCTCTCTACGGTTTTTTGGATGAAGGGAGCGCTGCCCACGTCTAGCAGGAATTGGTAACGGCCGTTGACGGCGAAGTCGAAGGTATACAGGCCGGACGTGGGGAACTGCACGCGGGTGTTGCTGTGCGCGCCGCTGGCGTTGGCTTGCCCAGACCAGGTATAGGCCGCTGTGGGTAGGGCATTCAGGCTGAGGGAATAATTGACCGGTCCGCCAACGGCCGTCAGGTGAATCAGGCTCAGCCCGGCCGGTAGATCCAAGGTCATCCAGGTGGTTTCGCCGGTCTGTACGGTTTGGGCGGCGCTGACGGCCGTTCCACCCGACCGCACCTCATTCACCGCCACTTGCAAGCTGTCGCCCGGCGCGCCGGTGGCGGTAAGGACCAGATTGGTCTGCGCCGCGGCGGCCAGGTACACAGGCAGCCATTCTTCGACGATGGCGCTGCTGCTCTTCTGGTAGGGCAGACTGTCGGCCGCCTGGCCGGTGTAGGCGATAGCCACGCTCCAGTCTACCGAGCCGCCAGCCGCGCTTTGGCTGATGGTCAGCGTGTGGACCCCAGCGGTTACGTAGAAGACGGCCGTGCTGTTGGCGACGACAGTTTTTTGTAGGTAGTTGTTATCCAGGGCAAACTCATAACGGCCGTTGGCGTTTACGCCAAAATCGAAGCTGTACAGCCCACTGTGCGCGAAAATGAGTTTGGCCTGGCTGTTGACGCCGGTCGGCGCCGCCTTGCCCTGCCAGGTAAAGGGTACGGCGGGCAAATCATAAAAGTTCAGACTGAAATTGGCCGCCTGCCCGCCCGGATTGTGCAAGGTGAACTGGTTGACCCCTGGCGTCAGCACCACTGTGCCCCACACCGTCTCGCCGGGTTCCACGTCATCGGCCCAGATAAGCGCGTTGGCGCTGTCGCGGACCTGGAACGGGACTGGAACAGCGCCGGAGGAGATGGTCAGGGCAAAGTTGGCGGCGCGGCTGCCGCCCGATTGAAAATACGTGGGCGAGAGGGTCGCGCCAGGATTGATGACGCCATTCAGGGAATAAAAGGGCGTTCCGTTGTTGTCTGGCTGTAACAAGGCCGCCTCGTTGGCATACGCCAGGGAGCCTATCCCGGCTGAAAGGATGATGACGGCTGCGAGGATCAAGAAGAGTCTAAAAAGATAATTCAGTGGAGAATGTCTGCTCACGTTCATTACAACCTCCTGAGTTGTACATCAAAAAAGAAACGGTCAGTTAACGGTTAGCTAAGGTAATGACCCATAATCGGAATTATACTGCCCGCCAGGGGCCATTCTGGGGAAGTAGTGCTAATATCCTACCAGTGTATTGTGCGGCAAACGGCCGTGAGCGGCCGTTTGGCCGAAGAGAGTAGGGGGAAATTTGTGGATCATGTTCCTTACGGCGCTGCCGTGCTGTGTTAGAATACCTGACAGTAGGCTTCATCAGTGGTTCACCCACCACCACGAATGAA
This genomic window from Candidatus Leptovillus gracilis contains:
- a CDS encoding IPT/TIG domain-containing protein, producing MSRHSPLNYLFRLFLILAAVIILSAGIGSLAYANEAALLQPDNNGTPFYSLNGVINPGATLSPTYFQSGGSRAANFALTISSGAVPVPFQVRDSANALIWADDVEPGETVWGTVVLTPGVNQFTLHNPGGQAANFSLNFYDLPAVPFTWQGKAAPTGVNSQAKLIFAHSGLYSFDFGVNANGRYEFALDNNYLQKTVVANSTAVFYVTAGVHTLTISQSAAGGSVDWSVAIAYTGQAADSLPYQKSSSAIVEEWLPVYLAAAAQTNLVLTATGAPGDSLQVAVNEVRSGGTAVSAAQTVQTGETTWMTLDLPAGLSLIHLTAVGGPVNYSLSLNALPTAAYTWSGQANASGAHSNTRVQFPTSGLYTFDFAVNGRYQFLLDVGSAPFIQKTVESGSDDVVYYVPAGTHALSLVQDTAVGADWSVSVSLLSAGANSLPYAKAGGHLGGAGNDFAAEWLPLALDAAATVNLSLSLSGAANDSLRLEVYQAGSATPSFVSPDFMGTEKGWMTFELSAGANRLRLISGSNNGPLAYTIQVTAVPQASATTWDGFSLAGTAHSVIMVNFPASGLYRFSLEAASGFANLVLDDALNLRGPQASSDTTYDMMVTAGWHEVVVLQDAAYPAADWTASIAATTAGESFFTFDGVLAPGESVTPLYTVPSGSLDFNFALAVSGADVDLALTNGSSSVVWDGRAFDGETVWGTGLLTGQNSIQLSNNDTTTATISLVFYYIPSAGYTWDGLAAAVGENSHIRLIFPQSGLYSFANGVDNGRYQFRLTTNHTNHIRKTAETDTNVTYYVPAGMHDLYLEQDSGLGANWDVVIGSVGASADSLPYARSGGALGGVGNDFSDEWLPIHLGQATAVNLSIAINGAAADALRVDVLNANGSLIDSVTVYGQETTWRTLDLSADARVYLRAAIGNSAAVNYSLSFRAIPQPNTSWSGVTAADGAASQVRVNFPNAGLYTFGLGQNSGRYQLLVNDEFIQKTVEDDTAVTYFVPAGVHNLVVDQDSAVGAAWNVVISGPTADNDALPYTKVGGQLGGDGNDFSQEWLPIHVGAEMLANVVITITGSAADAVSLQLWDAVTTTTTLPAIYGTETVWTAVTLPADARLRLVAAGGNAAAVSYQIAIQAIPQPAYAWSGVSLENGLHSNILVDLSLAGTYQLAVVMDEGFTNFDISPYPPTRIANSSSYTVTFSRPAGLYSFTSLQSAGYARTTWQASLSLLSAEAPTLTAVTPEESNVGQVTAVTLTGSNFMAGLTVDLVQGAATYALDNVLVISATQVLADVPGSVPEGIYTVRLTNPDTQTAVLTNGFTVYGAQPNVTGVSPNRVKINSLAVVTITGSNFLNGATVTLAAGSANYPLENVVWLTAGELTAVVPGSVPVGTYDVVVTNPNSQSGQLAGGLTVEAYTLHLPLIVK